The Gadus macrocephalus chromosome 21, ASM3116895v1 genome has a segment encoding these proteins:
- the LOC132450083 gene encoding E3 ubiquitin-protein ligase TRIM39-like isoform X1, producing MASANTSWSEEDFSCSICLDVFSSPVTTPCGHNFCRTCITKFWDKQVKYKCPVCNQIFDTKPDPQVNTLLSELAAQFRTTVRVKEQPCVEPAEVPCDFCTGTQQKAVKSCLECFMSFCQTHLEPHQRVAVLKGHRLVEPIDRLEDRMCKKHNRLLELFCLTEEVCVCLLCTETDHKSHPVVPLKEEYEVKTAQLGKIEADVPQMIKERKQKIKEVKDRVELSNKDADREIAIGGQVFTALIGCVEKCRDEFNQTVQDELKTTEKQAEDLIKELEQEIEDLTNRCSEVKQLSHTKDHLHFLQTFSSLKDPPPTRDWTTVEVRPPSYVGTLRRSLDQLEETLNMEMKKLRDDAVLKRVQQYEVDVTLDPDTAHPKLILSEDGKQVHHGGVRKVLPDNPKRFTNNTLVLTRQSFSSGRFYFEVQVKDKTTWWLGVVRESIDRIGGSTWTPETGYWTLFYYKDRFVFIDNPPLCLPLRAELQKVGVFVDYDEGVVSFYDVEARVHIYSATGCTFSEPLYPFLYPGPRCYEGNNSAPLIISPVNQTD from the coding sequence atggcctctgctaacacttcctggtctgaggaggacttttcatgttccatctgtctggatgtgttcagcagcCCGGTTACCACAccgtgtggacacaacttctgcagaacctgtattacaaagttctgggataaacaagtcaagtacaaatgtcctgtttgcaaccAGATTTTCGACACAAAACCTGATCCACAGGTCAATACCCTCTTATCAGAGCTGGCTGCTCAGTTTAGAACAACCGTACGAGttaaagagcagccttgtgttgaaccagcggaagttccctgtgacttctgtactgggacccagcagaaggctgtgaagtcctgcctagagtgttttatgtctttctgccaaacccacctggagccacatcagagagtcgcagTCCTGAAGggacatcggctggtcgagcctattgaccgtctggaagacaggatgtgtaagaaacacaaccgacttctggagctcttctgcctgactgaagaggtgtgtgtgtgtctgttgtgcacagagacagaccacaagtcccatcctgttgtacctctgaaggaggaatatgaagtgaagacggcccagctggggaagatagaggctgacgTTCCACAGATGATCAAGGAGAGGAAACAAAAGATTAAGGAGGTCAAAGACAGAGTAGAACTGAGCAACAaagatgcagacagagagatagccattggtgggcaggtcttcactgctctgataggctgtgttGAAAAGTGCCGGGATGAATTCAACCAAACGGTTCAAGACGAACTGAAaaccacagagaaacaagctgaagacctcatcaaagagctggagcaggaaatagaagatctgaccaatagatgctcagaggtgaagcagctctcacacactaaagaccacctccacttcctccagaccttcagttccctgaaggatcctccacccaccagggactggaccacggtggaggtccgtcctccgtcatacgtagggaccttgaggagatccctggatcagctggaggagacactgaacatggagatgaagaagctgcgtgATGATGCTgtactgaagagggtccagcagtatgaagtagatgtgactctggatcctgatacagctcatcccaagctcatcctgtctgaggatgggaaacaagtacatcaTGGAGGTGTGAGGAAGGtactcccagacaaccctaagagatttacaaaCAATACATTGgttctcacgaggcagagcttctcctcagggagattttactttgaggtacaggttaaagacaagactacATGGTGGTTAGGAGTGGTCAGAGAGTCCATCGATAGAATAGGTGGGAGCACGTGGACCCCTGAGACAGGTTACTGGACTCTTTTCTACTACAAGGATAGGTTTGTATTTATAGAtaaccctcctctctgtctccctctgagagctgagctccagaaggtgggggtgtttgttgattatgatgagggtgtggtctccttctatgatgtggaagccagggttcatatctactctgctactggctgcaccttcagTGAGCCTCTTTATCCATTCCTCTACCCAGGTCCCCGTTGTTATGAAGGTaacaactctgcccccctgatcatctcacctgtcaatcaaacagactag
- the LOC132450085 gene encoding E3 ubiquitin-protein ligase TRIM39-like has protein sequence MASANTSWSEEDFSCSICLDVFSLFNMVTTPCGHNFCRTCFTKFWDEQVKYKCPVCNKKLRDDAVLLKRVQQYEVDVTLDPDTAHPKLILSEDGKQVHDGGVGNVLPDNPKRFTKSLFVLTRQSFSSGRFYFEVQVKDKTTWWLGVVRESIDRKGWTMWTPETGYWTLYFNRDRFVFNDNPDVRLPLRAELQKVGVFVDYDEGLVSFYDVEGRVHIYSATGCTFSEPLYPFLYPGPRDYKGNNSAPLIISPVNQTD, from the coding sequence atggcctctgctaacACTTCATGGTCTGAGGAggacttttcatgttccatctgtctggatgtgttcagctTATTCAACATGGTTaccacaccatgtggacacaacttctgcagaacctgttttacaaagttctgggatgaacaagtcaagtacaaatgtcctgtttgcaacaagAAGCTGCGTGATGATGCTGTActactgaagagggtccagcagtatgaagtagatgtgactctggatcctgatacagctcatcccaagctcatcctgtctgaggatgggaaacaagtacacgATGGAGGTGTGGGGAACGtactcccagacaaccctaagagatttacaaagtctttgtttgttctcacgaggcagagcttctcctcagggagattttactttgaggtacaggttaaagacaagactacATGGTGGTTAGGAGTGGTCAGAGAGTCCATCGACAGAAAAGGTTGGACCATGTGGACCCCTGAGACGGGTTACTGGACTCTTTACTTCAACAGGGATAGGTTTGtatttaatgataaccctgatgtccgtctccctctgagagctgagctccagaaggtgggggtgtttgttgattatgatgagggtctggtctccttctatgatgtggaaggcagggttcatatctactctgctactggctgcaccttcagtgagcctctctatccattccTCTACCCAGGTCCCCGTGATTATAAAGGTaacaactctgcccccctgatcatctcacctgtcaatcaaacagactag
- the LOC132450081 gene encoding E3 ubiquitin-protein ligase TRIM39-like, translating into MASANTSWSEEDFSCSICLDVFSSPVTTPCGHNFCRTCITKFWDEQVKYKCPVCNQIFDTKPDPRVNTLLSQLAAQFRTTVRVKEQPCVEPAEVPCDFCTGTQQKAVKSCLECFMSFCQTHLEPHQRVAVLKGHRLVEPMDRLEDRMCKKHNRLLEHFCQTEQVCVCQFCTEIDHKFHPIVPLKEEYEVKMAQLGKIEAEVPQMIQKRKEKIKEIKDRVELSNKDADREIAIGGQVFTALIGCVEKCRDEFNRTVQEELKSTVKQAEDLIKELEQEIEDLTNRCSEVKQLSHTEDHLHFLQAFRSLKDPPPTRDWNTVEVRPPSYVGTLRRSLDQLEETLNMEMKKLCDDAELKRVQQYEVDVTLDPDTAASNLILSEDGKQVHDGHVVKVLPDNPKRFTKYIFVLTRQSFSSGRFYFEVQVKDKTTWWLGVVRESIDRKGKTKWTPETGYWTLHYYKDGLVFRDNPDVRLPLKAELQKVGVFVDYDEGLLSFYDVEARVHIYSATGCTFSEPLYPILSPGPHDYKGNNSAPQIISPVNQTD; encoded by the coding sequence atggcctctgctaacacttcctggtctgaggaggacttttcatgttccatctgtctggatgtgttcagcagcCCGGTTACCACAccgtgtggacacaacttctgcagaacctgtattacaaagttctgggatgaacaagtcaagtacaaatgtcctgtttgcaaccAGATTTTCGACACAAAACCTGATCCACGGGTCAATACCCTCTTATCACAGCTGGCTGCTCAGTTTAGGACAACCGTACGAGttaaagagcagccttgtgttgaaccagcagaagttccctgtgacttctgtactgggacccagcagaaggctgtgaagtcctgcctagagtgttttatgtctttctgccaaacccacctggagccacatcagagagtcgcagTCCTGAAGggacatcggctggtcgagcctatggaccgtctggaagacaggatgtgtaagaaacacaaccgacttctggagcacttctgccagactgaacaggtgtgtgtgtgtcagttctgcacagAGATAGACCACAAGTTCCATCCTATTGTACCTctgaaggaggaatatgaagtgaagatggcccagctggggaagatagaggctgaagttccacagatgatccagaagagaaaagaaaagattaaggagatcaaaGACAGAGTAGAACTGAGCAACAaagatgcagacagagagatagccattggtgggcaggtcttcactgctctgataggctgtgttGAAAAGTGCCGGGATGAATTCAACCGAACTGTTCAAGAGGAACTGAAATCCACAGtgaaacaagctgaagacctcatcaaagagctggagcaggaaatagaagatctgaccaatagatgctcagaggtgaagcagctctcacacactgaagaccacctccacttcctccaggccttcagatccctcaaggatcctccacccaccagggactggaacacggtggaggtccgtcctccgtcatacgtagggaccttgaggagatccctggatcagctggaggagacactgaacatggagatgaagaagctgtgtgatgatgctgaactgaagagggtccagcagtatgaagtagatgtgactctggatcctgatacagctgcTTCCAatctcatcctgtctgaggatgggaaacaagtacatgatggacATGTGGTGAAGGtactcccagacaaccctaagagatttacaaaGTATATATTtgttctcacgaggcagagcttctcctcggggagattttactttgaggtgcaggttaaagacaagactacATGGTGGTTAGGAGTGGTCAGAGAGTCCATCGACAGAAAAGGTAAGACCAAATGGACCCCTGAGACGGGTTACTGGACTCTTCACTACTACAAGGATGGGTTGGTATTTAGAGATAACCCtgatgtccgtctccctctgaaagctgagctccagaaggtgggggtgtttgttgattatgatgagggtctgctctccttctatgatgtggaagccagggttcatatctactctgctactggctgcaccttcagtgagcctctctatccaatcCTCAGCCCAGGTCCCCATGATTATAAAGGTAACAACTCTGCCCCCcagatcatctcacctgtcaatcaaacagactag